The following proteins come from a genomic window of Macaca thibetana thibetana isolate TM-01 chromosome 15, ASM2454274v1, whole genome shotgun sequence:
- the LOC126937479 gene encoding alpha-ketoglutarate dehydrogenase component 4-like, with the protein MMGSKMASASRVVQVVKPHTPLIRFPDRRDNPKPNVSEALRSAGLPSHSSVISQHSKGSKSPDLLMYQGPPDTAEIIKTLPQKYRRKLVSQEEIEFIQLGGPE; encoded by the coding sequence ATGATGGGCAGCAAGATGGCGTCTGCCAGTAGGGTCGTTCAGGTAGTCAAACCACACACTCCATTAATAAGGTTTCCTGACAGAAGAGACAATCCTAAACCCAATGTATCGGAAGCTTTGAGATCAGCAGGGCTACCATCTCACTCTTCTGTAATTTCACAACATTCTAAGGGAAGTAAATCACCAGATTTGTTGATGTATCAGGGTCCACCAGATActgcagaaataataaaaacattacctCAGAAATACAGAAGGAAACTTGTGTctcaagaagaaattgaatttatCCAACTTGGAGGTCCTGAATAA